A single region of the Opitutus sp. genome encodes:
- a CDS encoding biopolymer transporter ExbD — MKMPIQQNNPDVGFQIAPMIDVVFVILVFFMSLAAQIKIEQILQPKLPGVAVASASTEFVDEQMLQIADDGEVTLNDEAYDSAQSRDLPQLTGTLMRLKTSSDAAKSKLVVTLVSHPDSSYYRTIDVLNSLAVAGISNVTFTSDSEQ, encoded by the coding sequence ATGAAAATGCCCATCCAGCAGAACAACCCCGACGTGGGCTTCCAGATTGCGCCCATGATCGATGTGGTGTTCGTCATCCTCGTGTTCTTCATGTCTCTCGCTGCGCAGATCAAAATTGAGCAGATCTTGCAGCCCAAGTTGCCCGGCGTCGCGGTCGCCTCGGCCAGCACCGAGTTTGTCGATGAACAGATGCTGCAAATCGCAGACGATGGTGAAGTTACCCTCAACGACGAAGCCTATGATTCGGCGCAAAGCCGGGACCTTCCCCAGCTCACGGGCACCCTCATGCGCCTTAAAACCTCCAGCGATGCGGCGAAGAGCAAACTGGTGGTGACACTGGTCAGTCATCCCGATTCCTCGTATTACCGCACCATTGATGTACTTAACTCATTGGCTGTTGCTGGAATTAGCAATGTTACGTTCACCTCTGATTCAGAGCAATAA
- a CDS encoding biopolymer transporter ExbD has product MAGGGGGGEGEPEFQIAPMIDVLLVLLIFFMSIATSSVARYDPAIELPLAPDANKKENSEGELVFNVAWKLPARTAVTTYEERIVNLDEVIPSLIAHKKADPKVRVLIRSDALTPVRYISAVVETAAKAGISDVTFATLAR; this is encoded by the coding sequence ATGGCAGGTGGTGGTGGCGGTGGTGAGGGCGAGCCCGAATTCCAAATCGCTCCAATGATCGACGTGCTACTTGTGCTGCTCATTTTCTTTATGAGCATCGCGACCTCGTCGGTTGCTAGATACGACCCAGCGATCGAACTTCCGTTGGCCCCTGACGCCAATAAGAAGGAAAATTCCGAGGGTGAGTTGGTGTTTAACGTGGCCTGGAAGCTGCCCGCACGCACTGCCGTGACCACTTACGAGGAGCGCATCGTCAATCTCGACGAGGTAATCCCATCCCTGATTGCGCATAAAAAGGCCGACCCCAAGGTGCGCGTGCTGATCCGCAGCGATGCGCTCACCCCGGTGCGCTACATCTCGGCGGTCGTTGAGACGGCGGCCAAAGCCGGTATATCGGATGTCACCTTCGCCACCCTAGCCCGTTGA
- a CDS encoding MotA/TolQ/ExbB proton channel family protein, which yields MKTTLRRLTGLTALLAASPLALLAADAAPTVVTKSLLQELSAPAIFPIWLCSALIVYLVIELYMKIQPKQFISPAALEAVRTFFRNGDYHGAYNWTRDNPGILANVVHAGLKHAPSGKQAAEEAMGSAIIGENSKFQNKIAYLSVIGVIAPMIGLTGTVIGMIQAFAAMGQAGAADPSKLSGAIGHVLHATASGLAVAIPAFVFYYLIRNSVGHSIHKLSDEANDLFRKFPYDHLATVEFEGGESYAATPNWVEGSPTNVQA from the coding sequence ATGAAAACCACCCTTCGCCGGCTCACCGGCCTAACTGCCCTGCTCGCCGCCAGCCCGCTTGCCCTGCTCGCCGCTGACGCCGCCCCCACCGTTGTTACCAAATCTCTGCTCCAAGAACTCAGCGCACCGGCGATTTTCCCTATCTGGTTGTGCTCGGCGCTGATCGTTTACCTGGTCATCGAGCTGTACATGAAGATCCAGCCCAAGCAGTTCATCTCTCCTGCCGCGCTGGAGGCCGTGCGCACATTCTTCCGCAACGGTGATTACCACGGTGCTTACAACTGGACCCGCGACAACCCCGGCATTCTAGCCAACGTTGTCCACGCCGGCCTCAAACACGCCCCGAGCGGCAAACAGGCCGCTGAAGAGGCCATGGGCTCGGCCATCATCGGCGAAAACTCCAAGTTCCAAAACAAGATCGCCTACCTCTCCGTCATCGGCGTTATCGCCCCCATGATCGGGTTGACCGGCACGGTCATCGGCATGATTCAAGCCTTCGCGGCCATGGGCCAGGCCGGTGCCGCCGACCCCTCCAAGCTTTCGGGCGCGATCGGCCACGTGTTGCATGCAACCGCTTCCGGCTTGGCCGTGGCGATTCCCGCCTTCGTGTTTTACTACCTGATCCGCAACAGCGTGGGGCATTCTATTCACAAGCTGTCCGATGAGGCCAACGATTTGTTCCGCAAGTTCCCCTATGACCACCTCGCGACGGTCGAGTTCGAGGGCGGCGAGAGTTATGCTGCTACCCCCAACTGGGTTGAGGGCAGCCCTACCAACGTGCAGGCCTAA
- a CDS encoding tetratricopeptide repeat protein produces the protein MQKKFAEAVPVFAKLEESITHRDKARIYRAMAAQQANQSAVAIDALSRILADSPRDSEWANSALSLISLHLQDKNFAAASRGLDLLRGNLNTVDNLAGLNVLSLQLGDVLLSANDQAGALAAYRTVLPRAELLRLQKLRTARMEAQLARLKQQNLTSIDAAESAQRIESRIKATKTALDEIGQRGDYDATLFYRLGHTFLLRGGPWEAALIFQRLLKEFPEAPEREQAHSELVRAYADTGRVDKMRSALDEFMRATPASKLLPPTLYVAAQAASDKDRKDMQMEFLTVGVNQFPDSDLSEQMMLMQTNAHFAAGRFEEARDASGKYLAKKPDGRFAEDATYLHAMATLVLGQAEAAIKEIGDYLAKYPEGRFVADGRYRIAAAQYAMQKYTESESQLESWLRDYPVEHPQRGEALSTQGDVFAGQERIDDAIKSYRGAMGTKLSDDQLGYVLDELTKHYQAKRDFGTAAVLWEDFARENPDHPFVINAAYWIGKLRSREGKHDEAVKQMGEIARRYLTDPSRDAVERLLTQMASILARNPKAGPDGVKPPPISAEAISARVRQELLTSQNRDNPTVKARVLFTEAEVASLRKNNVLRDQLLVRIGEETAAEGLSPGLLGGVGDQLLALGKTERARACYDQLVLSYPKSMYADFGYVGLAEIAFLAGDYDTAWVQFTNAIDRAGARFKLREATLGQAKTLLAQGKLEQAKELFEQIAGNKSWRGPATAQSIYSLGQILLKRGGPDELAQAQAHFQRVFISYKKFTPWVAQAYLSSGQTFEKLGKPREALATYREMKRDVRLTEFPEYKTVLDRVSILEDWEKKNPPEPTPTAVPVVAKQGGAS, from the coding sequence TTGCAAAAAAAATTCGCTGAGGCCGTGCCGGTCTTCGCCAAACTTGAAGAGTCGATCACGCACCGTGACAAGGCCCGCATTTATCGCGCTATGGCGGCTCAGCAGGCCAATCAATCAGCCGTCGCGATTGACGCGCTCAGCCGTATTTTGGCCGATTCACCGCGGGATTCCGAGTGGGCTAACTCAGCACTTTCGCTCATCTCGCTGCATTTACAGGATAAGAACTTCGCCGCAGCCAGCCGGGGTTTGGACCTGTTGCGCGGCAATCTGAACACGGTGGATAATCTGGCGGGCTTGAATGTACTGAGCCTGCAGCTGGGCGACGTTTTGCTGTCAGCCAATGATCAAGCGGGGGCGCTCGCCGCCTATCGCACGGTGTTGCCACGCGCCGAACTGCTGCGCCTGCAAAAGCTGCGCACCGCTCGCATGGAGGCTCAACTGGCCCGGCTTAAACAGCAAAACCTCACCTCGATCGACGCTGCAGAAAGCGCCCAGCGCATCGAGAGCCGCATCAAGGCCACCAAGACCGCCCTCGACGAGATCGGCCAGCGAGGCGACTACGATGCGACCCTGTTCTACCGGCTCGGTCACACCTTCCTACTGCGCGGAGGGCCCTGGGAGGCGGCGCTGATTTTCCAGCGCTTGCTCAAGGAATTCCCCGAGGCGCCCGAGCGCGAGCAGGCCCACTCGGAACTGGTGCGCGCCTACGCTGATACCGGCCGAGTGGACAAGATGCGCAGCGCCTTGGACGAGTTCATGCGGGCCACGCCTGCGAGCAAACTGTTGCCTCCGACCCTTTACGTGGCCGCTCAGGCAGCCAGCGACAAGGACCGCAAGGACATGCAGATGGAGTTTCTCACCGTCGGCGTGAACCAGTTCCCTGACTCCGATCTCTCCGAGCAAATGATGCTCATGCAGACCAACGCCCATTTCGCCGCAGGGCGTTTTGAGGAGGCGCGAGACGCATCCGGCAAGTATTTGGCTAAAAAACCTGACGGACGGTTTGCGGAGGATGCGACATATTTGCACGCCATGGCGACGCTGGTGCTGGGCCAAGCCGAGGCGGCGATTAAGGAAATCGGTGATTATTTGGCTAAGTATCCCGAGGGCCGGTTCGTGGCCGATGGACGCTACCGGATCGCCGCCGCGCAGTATGCGATGCAGAAATACACGGAGTCAGAATCACAGCTGGAGTCTTGGCTGCGCGATTATCCCGTCGAGCACCCGCAGCGCGGTGAGGCACTGTCGACCCAAGGTGATGTGTTTGCCGGCCAAGAGCGCATCGATGACGCGATCAAGAGTTACCGTGGGGCGATGGGGACCAAGCTGTCCGACGACCAACTCGGCTATGTTCTCGATGAGTTGACCAAGCATTATCAGGCCAAGCGCGATTTTGGTACTGCGGCGGTTCTCTGGGAGGATTTCGCCCGCGAGAATCCCGATCACCCTTTCGTCATCAATGCCGCGTATTGGATTGGCAAACTGCGCTCACGCGAGGGCAAGCATGATGAGGCAGTCAAGCAGATGGGCGAAATTGCCCGCCGTTACCTCACTGATCCATCCCGGGATGCCGTGGAACGCCTGCTGACTCAAATGGCCTCGATTTTGGCCCGTAACCCAAAGGCCGGACCTGATGGCGTGAAGCCACCCCCGATTTCGGCTGAGGCGATTTCGGCCCGTGTCCGTCAAGAGCTGCTGACCAGCCAAAACCGTGACAACCCGACGGTTAAGGCACGAGTGTTGTTCACCGAGGCCGAGGTGGCGTCTTTGCGTAAAAACAACGTGCTCAGGGACCAGTTGCTGGTGCGTATTGGCGAAGAAACTGCCGCCGAGGGGCTATCACCTGGTTTGCTTGGCGGTGTGGGTGATCAGCTGCTCGCGCTGGGCAAGACTGAGCGGGCGCGCGCCTGCTACGACCAGTTGGTACTCAGTTACCCGAAGTCGATGTATGCGGATTTTGGTTATGTGGGATTGGCTGAAATCGCCTTCCTGGCCGGCGACTACGACACGGCGTGGGTGCAGTTCACCAACGCGATCGACCGGGCAGGTGCCCGCTTTAAATTGCGCGAAGCCACCTTGGGCCAAGCCAAGACTTTGCTGGCGCAAGGGAAACTGGAGCAAGCCAAGGAGCTCTTCGAGCAGATCGCCGGTAATAAGTCCTGGCGCGGTCCGGCCACCGCCCAAAGCATCTACTCGTTGGGCCAAATTCTGCTCAAACGCGGAGGGCCCGACGAGCTTGCCCAGGCCCAAGCGCACTTTCAGCGGGTATTTATCTCGTATAAGAAGTTCACTCCCTGGGTGGCGCAGGCGTATTTGAGCAGCGGCCAGACGTTTGAAAAACTAGGCAAGCCGCGTGAGGCTTTGGCCACTTATCGCGAAATGAAGCGCGATGTACGCCTGACCGAATTCCCTGAGTACAAGACGGTTTTGGATCGCGTAAGCATATTGGAGGATTGGGAAAAGAAAAACCCGCCAGAACCGACGCCGACAGCGGTCCCCGTCGTTGCTAAACAAGGAGGTGCATCATGA
- a CDS encoding MFS transporter: MSKPSLFRTEDGKSHLITFVLVSSLFLLWGFCNGLIDVMDKHFQQELHLTLAQSAWVQFAHYLGYFLMAMPAGWLAGKLGYKGGIIVGLLMVAAGGFWFIPASHIAQFWAFLLGVCFIASGLTFLETVANPYATVLGPKQFAASRINLAQSCNGVGWIFGPVVGATFFYGTDHTGESTGSETLWIPYAAIGAFVLVLAVVFSFCKLPDIKAEDEFHLDDNAPESKAPAANRGLAMGLVWLNIVVLAVAVGMIVSAIVAIPSVGKSLGMTENQALGYASGLLLTIGTVVFMAKKARITSHSIWSQPHFSGATLTQFFYVAAQCGIFAYFINYMTSQLPPVPETFKTGTFASWLEVHKNGQLGLSDKGASTLASVGFMFFLGGRVLGSALLKKFAAHKVLATFAGLAGLCSLLVFCKFGWVSAIALFLTYFFMSIMFPTIFSLGIHGLGSRAKQASSFIVMAIMGGAIMPKLMGHIADLNGMSAGFIIPLVCFIWVTGYSLLWSKLSGSTGVLGLDASKGH, encoded by the coding sequence ATGTCAAAACCGTCCTTGTTTCGAACTGAAGATGGCAAAAGCCATCTCATTACCTTCGTGTTAGTCAGTTCGCTGTTTCTCCTCTGGGGCTTCTGCAATGGACTGATTGACGTGATGGATAAGCATTTTCAACAAGAGCTTCATCTCACCTTGGCGCAGTCCGCTTGGGTTCAATTTGCGCACTACCTTGGCTACTTTCTGATGGCGATGCCCGCGGGCTGGTTGGCAGGAAAACTTGGCTACAAAGGCGGCATTATCGTCGGCCTACTGATGGTTGCCGCTGGGGGCTTTTGGTTCATTCCGGCCTCTCACATTGCTCAGTTTTGGGCCTTTCTACTCGGGGTCTGTTTTATCGCCTCCGGTCTGACCTTTTTGGAAACCGTGGCGAACCCCTACGCTACAGTGCTCGGCCCTAAACAATTCGCCGCCAGCCGTATTAATCTTGCGCAGTCGTGCAATGGCGTGGGTTGGATTTTCGGGCCAGTCGTCGGCGCCACCTTTTTTTACGGTACGGACCACACCGGTGAAAGCACTGGATCCGAAACCCTTTGGATTCCCTATGCGGCGATTGGTGCTTTTGTGCTCGTGCTCGCAGTGGTGTTCTCGTTCTGCAAACTGCCCGACATTAAGGCGGAGGATGAATTTCATCTGGATGATAATGCCCCTGAATCCAAAGCCCCGGCAGCCAATCGGGGCCTGGCGATGGGCTTGGTCTGGTTAAATATCGTCGTTCTGGCGGTCGCCGTGGGAATGATTGTTTCCGCCATCGTGGCGATTCCCTCGGTGGGCAAATCCCTCGGCATGACGGAAAATCAGGCGCTCGGTTATGCCTCCGGCCTGCTACTGACCATCGGAACCGTCGTGTTCATGGCGAAGAAAGCGCGCATCACTTCTCACAGCATTTGGAGTCAGCCTCACTTCTCGGGGGCGACTTTGACCCAGTTCTTCTATGTCGCCGCCCAATGCGGTATTTTCGCGTACTTCATCAACTACATGACCTCCCAGCTCCCGCCCGTGCCGGAGACCTTCAAAACCGGCACTTTCGCGTCGTGGCTAGAGGTGCACAAGAATGGTCAACTGGGGCTTAGCGACAAGGGTGCCTCCACGCTCGCCTCGGTCGGCTTCATGTTTTTTCTTGGTGGTCGCGTTTTGGGTTCCGCCCTTCTCAAGAAGTTCGCTGCCCACAAGGTGCTTGCCACCTTCGCCGGTTTAGCCGGTCTCTGCAGCCTACTCGTGTTTTGCAAATTCGGATGGGTTTCGGCCATAGCGCTGTTCCTGACCTATTTCTTCATGTCGATTATGTTCCCGACGATTTTCTCGCTCGGTATCCACGGTTTGGGTAGCCGCGCAAAGCAGGCGTCCTCCTTCATCGTCATGGCCATCATGGGAGGTGCGATCATGCCCAAGCTCATGGGGCACATTGCCGATCTCAATGGCATGTCGGCCGGTTTTATCATCCCGCTGGTCTGCTTTATATGGGTGACTGGTTATTCGCTCCTGTGGAGTAAACTCAGTGGATCCACCGGCGTCCTCGGTTTGGATGCCTCCAAGGGGCATTGA
- the mqo gene encoding malate dehydrogenase (quinone): MSASSVHLTTPDVIIIGSGVMSANLGALLKRLDPSLAIQVYEATTELAQESSHGWNNAGTGHAGICELSYTPDQNAAGEVDVSNAIKIFAQFERTKQFWSYAVAEGMIDKPRDFIRPVPHLSFVHGDKMVNFLRARHAAMKAHPFFSSMEFSTDRAEIARWAPLLTEERAQVPIAATKMDSGTDVDFGVVSRKLLAWLARQPRCAVSAGQRVVDLNRTAAGWDVAVKDVANGSVHHTSAKFVFVGAGGGSLLLLQKAGVAESRGLGAFPIGGQWLVCDKPEIVARHKAKVYGQPLDAAPTMAVPHLDTRVLDGKQTLLFGPFASWTTKFLHRAGSWTDLPSSFRLHNIATLLKIGAKNLDLIRYLVQQGTQSMDDRMKVLHVFYPGAKKADWKLIDGGIRVQAIKKTDGEAGIVHYGTEVITDEKRTISALLGASPGASVCVHIVLEVVQTCFPQLLATPEGQARMKAMIPSFDVDLRDPVLAAGYAAASRVVEEKLQLR, from the coding sequence ATGTCCGCTTCCTCCGTTCACCTCACTACGCCCGATGTCATCATCATCGGCAGCGGCGTCATGTCCGCCAATCTCGGCGCGCTGCTCAAGCGCCTCGATCCCTCGCTGGCCATTCAGGTTTACGAGGCCACGACCGAGCTCGCGCAGGAAAGCTCGCATGGCTGGAACAACGCCGGCACCGGTCACGCGGGCATCTGCGAACTCAGCTACACGCCCGACCAAAACGCCGCCGGCGAGGTCGATGTTTCCAACGCCATAAAAATCTTCGCGCAGTTCGAGCGCACCAAGCAGTTTTGGTCCTACGCGGTGGCCGAGGGCATGATCGATAAACCGCGCGATTTTATCCGCCCCGTGCCGCACCTGAGTTTTGTGCACGGCGACAAAATGGTGAACTTCCTGCGCGCGCGTCACGCCGCCATGAAGGCGCACCCGTTTTTTAGCTCGATGGAGTTTTCCACCGATCGCGCCGAGATCGCCCGCTGGGCTCCCCTGCTCACCGAAGAACGTGCCCAGGTGCCCATCGCCGCGACCAAAATGGACAGCGGCACCGACGTCGATTTCGGCGTTGTTTCGCGCAAACTTTTGGCCTGGCTCGCCCGGCAACCGCGCTGTGCGGTCTCCGCAGGCCAGCGAGTGGTGGACCTCAACCGCACCGCCGCAGGTTGGGATGTTGCGGTCAAAGATGTGGCCAACGGTTCGGTTCACCACACGTCGGCTAAGTTCGTGTTTGTCGGTGCAGGCGGGGGCAGTTTGCTGCTGCTGCAAAAAGCTGGCGTGGCCGAAAGCCGCGGCCTCGGTGCCTTCCCCATCGGCGGTCAATGGCTGGTCTGCGACAAACCCGAAATCGTCGCCCGCCACAAAGCCAAGGTTTACGGCCAGCCGCTCGACGCCGCGCCCACCATGGCGGTGCCGCACCTCGACACCCGCGTGCTCGATGGTAAACAGACGCTGCTCTTCGGCCCCTTCGCTTCATGGACGACCAAGTTCCTGCACCGCGCCGGCAGCTGGACCGATCTGCCCAGTTCCTTCCGCCTCCACAACATCGCGACCTTACTCAAAATCGGCGCCAAGAACCTCGATCTTATCCGTTACCTCGTGCAACAAGGCACGCAGTCGATGGACGACCGCATGAAGGTGCTGCACGTGTTTTACCCCGGAGCGAAGAAAGCGGATTGGAAACTGATCGACGGCGGCATCCGCGTGCAGGCGATCAAAAAAACCGACGGCGAAGCCGGCATCGTGCATTACGGCACGGAGGTCATCACCGACGAGAAGCGGACCATTTCCGCTCTGCTGGGCGCTTCTCCCGGCGCTTCGGTGTGCGTGCACATCGTGCTCGAAGTCGTGCAGACGTGTTTCCCGCAACTGTTGGCTACTCCCGAAGGTCAGGCCCGCATGAAAGCGATGATTCCCAGCTTTGACGTAGACCTGCGCGACCCCGTACTCGCCGCCGGTTACGCTGCGGCCAGCCGCGTCGTGGAGGAAAAACTACAGCTGCGCTGA
- a CDS encoding rhamnulokinase produces the protein MSAKKKSAVTYCAAIDLGATSGRVMLGRWDGKRLELTEAHRFPNALRSMGGHDYWDVAGLWEQVVAGLRKAVALLPEGATLASVGVDTWGVDHVLVDAAGRPVYPTFAYRDNRTQSGLKALAADSTALAKVYAATGIPNVFYNASLQLAETVAQHPGVAHLAKHCLFLPDYFNFLLSGRMVNEISIASTSQLLGVKEPVWSTAALKHFGVPAAWFAKPVLAGTQLGAVSGLDFLNNTQVVVVPGHDTACAYDAMPAAPTGDDLFISSGTWSLVGYESDTPVLGASALAARISNERCGDGRYRPLTNVIGLWLLEGIMKDFASRPKTDAKWAQLIAAAEKLPAPAALLDVADPAFANPASMKAAIDAQITSRRLSPPQSLAAYTRLICDSLGHGHAAAKAAFERMSGRSFKRILMVGGGSRNRLLCQATANAAGLPVVSFSLEGSAVGNLASQLVSLGAVKDLTAFRALLAPTLSPVIYTPKRS, from the coding sequence ATGTCCGCCAAGAAAAAATCAGCTGTCACGTACTGTGCCGCCATCGACCTTGGCGCGACCTCCGGGCGCGTGATGCTCGGACGCTGGGACGGCAAGCGCCTCGAACTGACCGAGGCGCACCGTTTCCCAAATGCGCTGCGCTCGATGGGCGGGCACGATTACTGGGACGTGGCGGGGCTGTGGGAGCAGGTGGTGGCGGGGCTGCGCAAGGCCGTTGCACTGCTGCCCGAGGGCGCGACGCTCGCCTCCGTGGGCGTCGATACCTGGGGCGTGGATCATGTGTTGGTGGACGCCGCCGGGCGACCGGTATATCCGACTTTTGCCTACCGCGATAATCGCACCCAGTCCGGCTTAAAAGCCCTCGCTGCCGATTCTACCGCGCTCGCCAAGGTGTATGCCGCCACCGGCATCCCCAACGTGTTTTACAACGCCTCGCTGCAACTCGCCGAGACCGTCGCTCAACACCCCGGCGTCGCGCATTTGGCCAAGCACTGTCTGTTCCTTCCCGACTATTTTAACTTCCTGCTTTCCGGCCGCATGGTGAACGAGATCAGCATTGCCAGCACCTCTCAGCTGCTCGGCGTCAAAGAACCGGTTTGGTCCACCGCAGCGTTAAAACACTTCGGCGTCCCCGCTGCGTGGTTCGCCAAACCGGTGCTCGCCGGCACCCAACTCGGCGCTGTGAGCGGACTCGATTTTTTGAACAACACCCAAGTGGTCGTGGTGCCCGGCCACGATACTGCGTGCGCCTACGACGCCATGCCTGCCGCACCCACGGGCGACGACCTTTTTATCAGTTCCGGTACCTGGTCGCTCGTCGGCTACGAGAGCGACACGCCCGTGCTGGGCGCTTCGGCACTCGCCGCGCGTATTTCCAACGAACGCTGCGGTGATGGACGTTACCGCCCGTTAACCAACGTCATTGGATTGTGGTTACTCGAAGGCATCATGAAGGACTTTGCGTCGCGCCCCAAAACCGACGCCAAATGGGCTCAACTGATCGCCGCCGCCGAAAAACTCCCAGCTCCCGCCGCGTTGCTCGATGTCGCGGATCCCGCGTTCGCCAACCCTGCCTCAATGAAGGCCGCCATTGACGCGCAAATCACGAGCCGCCGTCTATCGCCGCCGCAAAGCCTCGCCGCCTACACGCGCCTCATCTGCGACTCCCTTGGCCACGGCCATGCGGCCGCTAAGGCGGCGTTCGAGCGCATGAGCGGGCGCAGCTTTAAGCGCATTTTGATGGTCGGCGGCGGCTCGCGTAATCGCCTCCTGTGCCAAGCCACCGCCAATGCCGCCGGCCTCCCTGTCGTGTCGTTTTCCCTCGAAGGCTCAGCGGTGGGCAACCTCGCCAGCCAGCTCGTTTCCCTCGGCGCGGTTAAAGACCTCACCGCCTTCCGCGCGCTGCTCGCCCCCACGCTCAGCCCTGTAATTTATACCCCTAAACGCAGCTGA
- a CDS encoding bifunctional rhamnulose-1-phosphate aldolase/short-chain dehydrogenase produces MPTYNYVNFCWDDAKAAALDPVGRLIYRSNLLGSDQRITNTGGGNTSAKIIELDPLTGAKVEVLWVKGSGGDLRTSTRENFSSLYQDKLLSLQQVYAAKPNKGVKSQAEDDMVAMFSHATFNLNPRASSIDTTLHSFLPGKHVDHMHPNAIIAIAASANREKLTQEIFGGEMAYVGWMRPGFELGLAMQEIARKQPSVKAIMMGQHGFISWDDNEKVCYTRTLDLIEKAAAYIDAKYAAKGGDATAFGGQKYSSLSPEARNAAFAAILPWLRGQVSQQKRFIGTVQDDEKILRFVNSKDAARLAELGTSCPDHFLRTKIKPLYIDWNPQAEDAAALKAKLKAGLDQYRKDYAAYYAACKNPNSPALRDPNPTVVLIPGLGMIAWGKDKSESRVTAEFYNCAVEVMRGAEAIDTYVALPQQEAFDIEYWLLEEAKLQRMPAEKELARQTIIVVGAGSGIGKETAHRLVKEGAHIVCVDLNTAAAEATAKEITDKAGLGIGVAGSGISNCGSAIGLTANITDRASIRKMLDQVALAYGGFDSICVTAGIFVPSDTSGHIPDDKWALTFSLNVTGSYLVADEAFKSWKEQGLRGNLVLTTSANAAVAKKGSLAYDTSKAAANHLVRELAMELSPLVRVNGVAPATVVQGSGMFPRDRVIGSLAKYAIPYTDDEATDSLVTKLAQFYADRTLTKSPITPADQAEAYFILVSKRLSKTTGQVITVDGGLHEAFLR; encoded by the coding sequence ATGCCTACCTACAACTACGTTAACTTCTGCTGGGACGACGCCAAAGCCGCTGCCCTTGATCCCGTCGGCCGCCTGATCTACCGCTCCAACTTGCTCGGTAGCGACCAGCGCATCACCAACACCGGCGGTGGCAACACCTCGGCCAAGATCATCGAGCTCGACCCGCTCACCGGCGCCAAAGTTGAAGTCCTTTGGGTCAAAGGCTCCGGCGGCGATCTGCGCACCAGCACCCGCGAAAACTTCTCCTCCCTTTATCAGGACAAGCTCCTCAGTCTCCAACAGGTCTACGCCGCCAAGCCCAACAAGGGCGTCAAGTCGCAGGCCGAGGACGACATGGTCGCCATGTTCTCCCACGCCACGTTTAACCTGAACCCGCGTGCTTCCTCGATCGACACCACGCTGCACAGTTTTCTGCCCGGCAAGCACGTCGACCACATGCACCCGAACGCGATCATCGCGATCGCCGCTTCGGCAAACCGCGAAAAGCTCACCCAAGAAATCTTCGGTGGTGAGATGGCCTACGTGGGCTGGATGCGCCCCGGCTTCGAGCTCGGTCTTGCCATGCAGGAAATCGCCCGCAAGCAGCCGAGCGTGAAGGCCATCATGATGGGCCAACACGGCTTCATTTCGTGGGATGACAACGAGAAGGTCTGCTACACGCGCACCCTCGACCTGATCGAAAAAGCCGCTGCGTACATTGATGCTAAGTACGCCGCCAAAGGTGGCGACGCCACGGCCTTCGGTGGGCAAAAATACTCGAGCCTCTCCCCCGAGGCGCGCAACGCCGCCTTCGCCGCCATTCTCCCCTGGCTGCGTGGTCAGGTGTCGCAGCAAAAACGGTTCATCGGCACCGTCCAAGACGACGAAAAGATCCTGCGTTTTGTTAACTCCAAAGACGCCGCCCGCCTCGCCGAACTCGGCACCAGTTGCCCTGACCATTTCCTGCGCACCAAGATCAAGCCGCTGTACATCGACTGGAATCCCCAAGCCGAGGACGCCGCCGCGCTCAAGGCCAAGCTCAAGGCCGGCCTGGACCAATATCGCAAGGACTACGCCGCTTATTACGCGGCCTGCAAAAACCCGAACTCGCCCGCCTTGCGCGACCCGAATCCGACCGTCGTGCTGATCCCCGGCTTGGGCATGATCGCCTGGGGCAAGGACAAGTCCGAGTCCCGCGTCACCGCTGAATTCTACAACTGCGCCGTTGAGGTGATGCGCGGTGCCGAGGCGATCGACACCTACGTCGCCCTGCCCCAGCAGGAGGCTTTTGACATCGAGTACTGGCTACTCGAAGAGGCCAAGTTGCAGCGCATGCCCGCCGAGAAGGAACTCGCGCGCCAAACGATCATCGTCGTCGGTGCCGGCTCCGGCATCGGTAAAGAAACCGCGCACCGCCTCGTCAAAGAAGGCGCGCACATCGTGTGTGTTGACCTCAACACCGCTGCCGCCGAAGCCACCGCGAAAGAGATCACCGACAAAGCCGGTCTCGGCATCGGCGTCGCTGGTTCAGGCATTTCCAACTGCGGCTCCGCCATCGGCCTGACGGCGAACATCACCGACCGTGCCAGCATCCGCAAAATGCTCGATCAAGTTGCGCTCGCCTACGGTGGCTTTGATTCGATCTGCGTGACCGCCGGCATCTTCGTGCCGAGCGACACCTCGGGCCACATCCCCGACGACAAATGGGCGCTGACCTTTAGCCTCAACGTCACCGGCAGTTACCTCGTGGCCGACGAGGCGTTCAAGTCTTGGAAGGAGCAGGGGCTGCGCGGCAACTTGGTGCTGACGACCTCGGCCAACGCCGCCGTCGCCAAAAAAGGTTCGCTCGCCTACGACACCTCGAAGGCCGCCGCCAACCACCTGGTGCGCGAACTCGCCATGGAGCTCTCGCCGCTGGTGCGCGTCAACGGCGTCGCTCCCGCGACCGTCGTTCAAGGCTCGGGCATGTTCCCCCGCGACCGCGTCATCGGCTCGCTGGCTAAGTACGCGATTCCCTACACCGACGACGAGGCGACCGACAGCCTCGTCACCAAGCTGGCCCAGTTCTACGCCGACCGCACGCTGACCAAGAGCCCGATCACGCCGGCCGACCAGGCCGAGGCGTATTTCATCCTGGTGAGCAAACGCCTGAGCAAGACCACCGGCCAAGTCATCACCGTGGACGGCGGCCTGCACGAGGCGTTCCTGCGTTAA